The following coding sequences are from one Treponema parvum window:
- a CDS encoding adenylate/guanylate cyclase domain-containing protein, translating into MAEDKKNGNRKYVKFSIGAKLVVIISVLTIVSLGIVTLLVTWFGGQDVRISAEENNRTVNAQAAGLAEKDLSSLRANAFLLLDILNRVSSSGSFAKETADFYFERNPSVAAVLVTDSRRMGGLERKLLSTPFFLSNELEPSLVDTFLAQSRDMILQTERGITHVINASPIFDIPMLVLCYPYMEKGLNQGLAVFFSAEKLSDSFGAGTLQTTYMVNGDGDILIHPDFNLVKNGANVGNFPLFTQMRENGDTNRQLLVTDDAGKKYFGSYRRLNLGDLAVLTTADADVLLEPVAETTKRNIYLGIIVLFLSVMFIWFFSKSISRPVKTLAHAAERIEQGEFEIDLKPKTRDELGLLTSSFVKMGKGLAERERLKDSFGRFVNKEIAELAMRGELALGGETKDVTIFFSDIRSFTAISEKLLPSEVVEFLNEYMTSMVECVNMTHGVVDKFIGDAIMSVWGAPISAGSPKEDALNCIRAALRMRANLIVFNRGRGGDKKPIIRIGCGINSGSVVAGQIGSTQRMEYTVIGDAVNLASRTEALNKPMGTDILITEYTYELVKDHVLVEEMPSVTVKGKEKPLRMFAVINMPQENGIPGAGAKGPKSLAQIRQALGIPTPDFAKVNLNEDEKKYKIQS; encoded by the coding sequence ATGGCCGAAGATAAAAAAAACGGTAATAGAAAATATGTAAAATTTTCAATCGGGGCGAAACTCGTTGTCATCATTTCAGTTTTGACAATCGTATCGCTGGGAATTGTAACGCTGTTGGTTACGTGGTTCGGCGGCCAGGATGTCCGTATCAGTGCGGAAGAAAACAATCGCACCGTAAATGCGCAGGCTGCGGGTTTGGCGGAAAAGGACTTGTCGTCGTTGCGCGCAAACGCATTTTTGCTTTTGGACATATTGAACAGAGTGAGCAGTTCCGGTTCTTTTGCAAAAGAAACCGCGGATTTCTATTTTGAACGCAATCCGTCGGTCGCCGCCGTTTTGGTTACGGATTCAAGGCGCATGGGCGGCTTGGAGAGAAAACTTTTAAGCACGCCGTTTTTTTTATCAAACGAATTGGAGCCTTCTCTGGTGGATACGTTTTTAGCGCAGTCGCGAGATATGATTTTGCAGACGGAACGCGGCATAACGCACGTCATAAACGCGTCTCCGATATTCGATATACCTATGCTCGTGCTGTGCTACCCGTATATGGAAAAAGGATTGAACCAAGGTTTGGCCGTATTCTTTTCGGCTGAAAAATTATCCGACAGCTTTGGAGCGGGAACGCTGCAGACTACATATATGGTAAACGGCGACGGCGATATTTTAATTCATCCGGACTTTAATTTGGTAAAAAACGGCGCGAACGTTGGTAACTTTCCGCTTTTTACGCAGATGCGCGAGAACGGAGACACAAACCGGCAGCTTTTAGTCACCGACGATGCCGGAAAAAAGTATTTCGGTTCGTACCGCCGCCTCAACTTGGGCGACCTTGCGGTTTTAACTACGGCGGACGCCGATGTCCTTTTGGAACCGGTCGCCGAAACGACAAAGCGCAACATCTATTTGGGAATAATAGTGCTTTTTCTTTCCGTCATGTTTATTTGGTTCTTTTCCAAATCGATCAGCCGCCCTGTAAAAACGCTTGCGCATGCAGCGGAGAGAATCGAACAGGGAGAATTCGAAATCGATTTGAAACCGAAGACGCGCGACGAACTCGGACTTTTAACATCGAGCTTTGTGAAGATGGGCAAAGGACTTGCGGAGCGCGAGCGGCTTAAAGACTCGTTCGGCAGGTTTGTCAATAAGGAAATCGCGGAACTTGCCATGCGCGGCGAACTTGCGCTTGGCGGCGAAACAAAAGACGTAACAATTTTCTTTTCGGACATCCGCTCGTTTACGGCTATTTCAGAAAAACTTTTGCCGTCGGAAGTTGTTGAATTTTTAAACGAATATATGACATCTATGGTAGAGTGCGTCAACATGACGCACGGAGTCGTCGACAAATTTATAGGAGACGCGATCATGAGCGTGTGGGGTGCGCCCATTTCGGCAGGAAGTCCCAAAGAAGACGCTCTAAACTGCATCCGCGCTGCGCTCCGCATGCGGGCAAACCTTATAGTTTTTAACAGGGGGCGCGGCGGCGACAAAAAACCGATAATCCGTATCGGCTGCGGCATAAACTCAGGGTCCGTAGTCGCAGGTCAGATAGGCTCCACGCAGCGCATGGAATACACTGTTATAGGCGACGCCGTAAACCTGGCGTCCCGTACGGAAGCTCTGAATAAGCCCATGGGCACGGATATCCTCATCACCGAATATACTTACGAGCTTGTGAAAGATCACGTGCTTGTTGAAGAGATGCCGTCGGTTACTGTTAAAGGAAAAGAAAAACCGCTCAGGATGTTTGCGGTTATCAATATGCCCCAAGAGAACGGTATACCAGGCGCAGGAGCGAAAGGGCCGAAATCGCTTGCTCAGATCAGACAGGCGCTGGGAATCCCGACTCCGGATTTTGCAAAGGTAAATCTCAATGAAGACGAAAAGAAATACAAAATACAATCCTGA
- a CDS encoding MATE family efflux transporter encodes MSDKKYEMDMCSGTLFPKIIAFAFPLAVSGILQLLFNAADIVVVGRFVGKEALAAVGSTTAFINFIINLFMGLSVGAGVVVANCYGAGEKEALKESVHTAVMLSFVGGISLTVLGLLVSRPILSAMGNPPDVLDLSVLYIRIYFLSIPGLLFYNFGSAILRAAGDTKRPMYFLFVSGVLNVFLNIFFVVVMGLGVDGVAYATGISQYLSGFLILYTLVRSDSDYKLILKEIKMYKYPTIKILKIGIPAGFQGMVFSLSNMLIQSSVNSFGSTAMAGNAAAQNVEGFVYVSMTAVYQTAMNFVSQNFGAHKFDRIKKIHFETLVLVFITGIVGGWAVYILCDKILLLYTANDKVISVAKLRLSVILTTYALCGAMDVMSGILRGLGHSSLPMVVSFLGACVFRVVWVLTVFTFVKRTLMALYISYPLSWAITFIIHTICYYFIIDYYKDKKF; translated from the coding sequence ATGTCCGACAAAAAATACGAAATGGATATGTGCTCCGGCACATTATTCCCCAAGATCATCGCTTTTGCTTTTCCTCTCGCCGTTTCAGGCATACTGCAGCTGTTGTTTAACGCCGCAGACATCGTTGTTGTCGGACGCTTTGTCGGTAAAGAAGCGCTTGCGGCCGTAGGTTCCACCACAGCCTTTATCAATTTTATAATAAATCTTTTTATGGGACTTTCGGTCGGCGCAGGAGTGGTGGTTGCCAACTGCTACGGCGCCGGCGAAAAAGAGGCCTTAAAGGAAAGCGTGCATACCGCCGTCATGCTTTCGTTTGTGGGCGGCATATCGCTCACAGTATTGGGGCTTTTAGTTTCGCGCCCGATACTTTCCGCTATGGGAAATCCTCCCGACGTTCTTGACTTGTCGGTTTTGTACATACGCATCTATTTTTTAAGCATTCCCGGTCTTTTGTTTTACAATTTCGGAAGCGCCATACTGAGAGCCGCCGGCGACACGAAGCGCCCCATGTATTTCCTTTTTGTGTCAGGGGTTCTTAACGTGTTTCTTAACATTTTTTTTGTAGTCGTAATGGGACTCGGCGTTGACGGCGTCGCTTACGCTACGGGAATTTCACAGTATCTTTCGGGATTTTTGATTTTATATACACTTGTACGTTCCGACAGTGACTACAAACTGATTTTAAAAGAAATAAAAATGTATAAGTATCCTACGATCAAGATTTTAAAGATAGGAATACCCGCAGGTTTTCAGGGAATGGTTTTTTCGCTCTCGAACATGCTCATACAATCTTCCGTAAATTCTTTCGGATCCACCGCTATGGCGGGAAATGCCGCAGCTCAAAATGTAGAAGGTTTTGTGTATGTTTCCATGACGGCCGTTTACCAAACCGCCATGAATTTTGTAAGTCAGAATTTTGGCGCTCATAAGTTTGACAGAATAAAGAAGATTCATTTTGAAACGCTTGTGTTGGTGTTTATTACGGGCATCGTAGGCGGATGGGCGGTGTATATTCTTTGCGATAAAATACTTTTACTTTACACCGCTAACGATAAAGTTATTTCCGTGGCTAAGCTCAGATTGTCCGTCATCTTAACCACGTATGCTTTATGCGGCGCGATGGACGTTATGTCCGGAATATTGCGCGGCCTGGGGCATTCTTCTTTGCCCATGGTAGTTTCGTTTTTAGGCGCTTGCGTATTCCGGGTGGTTTGGGTTCTTACGGTATTTACGTTTGTAAAAAGAACTCTTATGGCCTTATATATCTCTTATCCGCTGTCATGGGCGATAACATTTATAATACATACGATATGCTACTATTTTATCATCGATTATTACAAAGATAAAAAATTTTAA
- a CDS encoding amino acid ABC transporter substrate-binding protein, translating into MKKIKKIALIGIAFLSLVSCAKKTEAAAGALDNSLENLQKRGVFVLGLDDPFPPLGFRSETNEIVGYDIDLAKEVAARLKVKFKAQPIQWDAKEQELNTGKIDCIWNGFTVTPERKKALAFTKPYLNNRQIVIVRKDSGIVSLLDLAGKKAGVQSGSNAQDAIDSSEHFKSSLKSIVMFKDNITALNDLEIKQIDAVVMDEVVGNYSITTTKKPFVSLDEGLSAEEYGIGFRKNDVKLRDKVQKILEEMQKDGTVTAISVKWFGKDISVIGR; encoded by the coding sequence ATGAAAAAAATTAAAAAAATCGCATTGATCGGAATCGCTTTTTTGTCGCTCGTTTCGTGTGCGAAAAAGACGGAAGCCGCCGCCGGCGCTTTGGATAATTCTCTTGAAAATCTGCAAAAGCGGGGCGTTTTTGTTTTAGGACTTGACGACCCTTTCCCTCCGCTCGGATTCAGAAGTGAAACAAATGAGATTGTAGGATACGACATAGATTTGGCAAAGGAAGTTGCCGCCCGCCTTAAAGTAAAATTCAAAGCTCAGCCCATTCAGTGGGACGCAAAAGAACAGGAACTCAATACGGGAAAAATTGACTGCATTTGGAACGGTTTTACCGTCACGCCTGAGCGGAAAAAAGCCTTGGCTTTTACCAAACCGTATTTAAATAACCGGCAGATCGTTATAGTGAGAAAGGATTCCGGCATTGTATCTCTTTTGGATTTGGCGGGCAAAAAAGCAGGAGTTCAGAGCGGTTCAAACGCTCAGGACGCCATAGATTCTTCAGAACATTTTAAATCGTCGCTTAAAAGCATCGTAATGTTTAAAGACAATATCACGGCTTTGAACGATCTTGAAATAAAGCAGATCGACGCTGTCGTAATGGACGAAGTCGTAGGCAATTACAGCATAACTACGACTAAAAAACCGTTCGTTTCGCTGGACGAAGGTCTTTCCGCCGAAGAATACGGGATTGGATTTAGAAAAAACGACGTAAAACTGCGCGATAAGGTTCAGAAAATCCTTGAAGAGATGCAAAAGGACGGTACCGTTACCGCAATTTCCGTTAAATGGTTCGGAAAAGATATTTCCGTAATAGGCCGTTAG
- a CDS encoding adenylate/guanylate cyclase domain-containing protein encodes MDDDKNSSGSGLHFEQLDFDLLERSLQNQSSSEMVFQTLSIWLWGRLDVEFVAFCFSKKVDAQYVKTSDDGNIPSGSSVFQERKENAVSKNRVFVHSAGYISFPLEDFSNISEKVLLVIGKDKASGASFRPEEYKKFNPIIRILNKSLLHFTVELLNEEKSRLQYAFSRYVSPELVQNIISDGKAIDTSGEKQCLSVIFTDLKDFTPLTEEMNPPNLVRVLNMYLTEMTQVIISLGGTIDKFEGDAIMAFFGAPHRFPDHAVRCCLSALRMKKMEVILNEQLLHEKLIQKPLFTRIGINTGDMIVGNIGSLQRLDYTIIGSNVNIASRIQDVNKVYGTSVLISGETFRLVAPYFNCEYCDTAFLKGVKDAIPLYKLISEKENIPFYGNFENSEPASEMELLEPDL; translated from the coding sequence ATGGATGATGATAAAAATTCTTCCGGAAGCGGATTACATTTCGAACAGCTGGATTTTGATCTGCTGGAAAGATCTCTGCAAAATCAGAGTTCCTCAGAGATGGTCTTCCAAACTCTCTCGATATGGTTATGGGGGCGCTTGGACGTTGAATTTGTAGCGTTTTGTTTTTCAAAAAAGGTCGACGCTCAGTATGTAAAAACGTCGGACGACGGAAACATACCTTCAGGCTCTTCCGTCTTTCAAGAACGAAAAGAAAACGCCGTTTCAAAAAACAGAGTCTTTGTTCACAGCGCAGGATATATCTCTTTTCCCTTGGAAGATTTCAGCAATATTTCAGAAAAAGTTCTTTTAGTTATAGGAAAGGATAAAGCTTCCGGCGCGTCGTTCCGCCCTGAAGAGTATAAAAAATTCAATCCTATCATACGAATATTGAATAAATCCTTGCTGCATTTTACGGTAGAGCTTTTAAATGAAGAAAAGAGCCGGCTGCAGTACGCTTTTTCACGCTATGTTTCTCCCGAACTTGTTCAAAACATTATTTCGGACGGAAAGGCGATAGACACAAGCGGCGAAAAGCAGTGTCTTTCAGTGATTTTTACGGATCTGAAGGATTTTACCCCCTTGACGGAAGAGATGAATCCTCCGAACCTTGTCCGCGTGTTGAATATGTATTTGACGGAAATGACTCAAGTCATAATTTCGCTCGGAGGAACCATCGATAAATTTGAAGGAGACGCCATAATGGCGTTTTTCGGAGCCCCGCACAGGTTTCCGGATCACGCCGTACGCTGCTGCCTTTCGGCTTTGCGCATGAAAAAGATGGAAGTTATTCTAAACGAACAGCTTTTACATGAAAAACTCATCCAAAAACCGCTTTTTACCCGAATAGGAATAAATACGGGCGACATGATCGTAGGAAACATAGGTTCTCTGCAGAGGCTTGACTATACTATTATCGGCTCAAACGTTAATATTGCTTCGAGGATTCAGGACGTAAATAAGGTATACGGCACTTCCGTGCTTATAAGCGGCGAAACTTTCCGTTTGGTCGCCCCATATTTTAACTGCGAATACTGCGATACGGCCTTTTTAAAAGGAGTAAAAGACGCCATTCCTCTGTATAAGCTTATTTCGGAAAAGGAAAACATTCCTTTTTACGGGAATTTTGAAAATTCGGAACCGGCTTCTGAAATGGAATTGCTTGAGCCTGATTTATAA
- the argH gene encoding argininosuccinate lyase: MESHGALTSDNRAALWKGRFSEGPDAEAVAFETSIHVDERMALDDIYGSKAHARMLGETGIIPLSEADKIVAGLDSISKDLEEGRLSIDYSAEDIHSFIEGVLTDRIGEPGKKIHTGRSRNDQIALDERLYLRRCIPDLKNRLLTLIDTLASIADFHTGDIMPGFTHMQHAQPVTLAHHLCAWAWMLVRDTERLSDGLKRISLSPLGAGALAGSSLPLNRESAAKDMGFDNVVQNSLDAVSDRDYCIEFASCFALIQMHLSRFCEEIIIWASTEFSFIELSERWSTGSSIMPQKKNPDFAELIRGRTGKVYGSLVALLTMMKGLPLSYNRDMQEDKESLFDSYDTVISCVNVFTKMISSAKWNCDTMSSSCDGGYLNATDIAEYLVKKGMPFRTAHGVAAKAVRIAIEKQRRLEDLDISDFKSCSDLISEDIYSRITKDACVNARNLTGGPSSERVKEQILLLKEFVRQKR, from the coding sequence ATGGAATCACACGGCGCATTGACATCTGACAATCGGGCGGCCTTATGGAAAGGCCGTTTTTCCGAAGGCCCCGACGCTGAGGCGGTAGCCTTTGAAACCTCAATCCATGTGGACGAACGCATGGCGCTTGACGATATTTACGGCAGCAAGGCTCATGCCCGTATGCTGGGCGAGACGGGCATTATTCCTCTGTCCGAAGCCGACAAGATCGTCGCCGGCCTCGATTCGATTAGCAAAGACCTTGAAGAAGGCAGACTTTCAATCGATTACAGCGCGGAAGACATACATTCTTTTATAGAAGGCGTCTTAACCGACCGTATAGGCGAACCGGGCAAAAAAATCCATACCGGCAGGAGCCGGAACGATCAGATCGCCCTTGACGAAAGACTTTATTTGCGTCGCTGTATACCCGACCTTAAAAACAGACTTTTAACCCTGATTGATACCCTCGCTTCCATTGCGGACTTTCATACCGGAGATATTATGCCGGGCTTTACCCACATGCAGCACGCACAGCCCGTAACTCTCGCTCATCATCTTTGCGCATGGGCGTGGATGCTTGTCCGGGACACGGAAAGACTTTCGGACGGACTGAAGCGCATTTCCCTTTCGCCCTTGGGAGCGGGCGCTCTTGCCGGCAGCAGCCTGCCTTTAAACCGTGAAAGCGCTGCAAAAGATATGGGCTTCGACAACGTTGTGCAAAATTCCTTGGATGCCGTTTCCGACAGGGATTACTGCATAGAATTTGCTTCCTGCTTTGCGCTTATTCAAATGCACCTGTCGCGTTTTTGCGAAGAGATCATCATTTGGGCTTCTACGGAATTTTCTTTTATAGAATTGAGCGAAAGATGGTCTACCGGAAGTTCCATCATGCCGCAAAAGAAAAATCCCGACTTTGCGGAATTGATCCGCGGGCGCACGGGCAAGGTTTACGGCAGTTTAGTTGCGCTTCTCACTATGATGAAAGGCTTGCCCCTGTCTTATAACCGCGATATGCAGGAAGACAAAGAAAGCCTCTTTGATTCTTACGACACGGTGATTTCCTGCGTCAACGTTTTTACAAAAATGATTTCAAGCGCCAAATGGAATTGCGATACTATGAGTTCTTCATGCGACGGCGGCTACCTTAACGCGACGGACATTGCCGAATATCTGGTAAAAAAGGGGATGCCGTTTAGAACTGCGCACGGCGTGGCCGCAAAAGCCGTTCGAATTGCGATAGAAAAACAGCGCCGGCTTGAAGATCTTGATATTTCGGATTTTAAGTCATGCTCGGATTTGATTTCAGAAGATATCTATAGTAGAATTACTAAAGACGCTTGCGTAAACGCCAGAAATTTGACGGGCGGTCCTTCTTCTGAAAGAGTAAAAGAGCAGATCCTTTTATTAAAGGAATTTGTACGGCAAAAGAGGTAA
- a CDS encoding mobile mystery protein A, with protein MNTRIIEIRALDKKTEGLQVDKNIIPKGKSWIESIREALGMTALQLANRLGVTQPRITVMEKNEKNLKISTMEKIAKAIDCDFVYYFKPKTSFQSFVEVQARKKAEKIIKSVNLNMALENQDIATKEAVEDMVVDFINNKTKQIWD; from the coding sequence ATGAATACAAGAATAATTGAAATTAGGGCATTGGATAAAAAAACAGAGGGTTTACAGGTTGATAAAAATATTATCCCTAAGGGCAAAAGTTGGATCGAGTCTATTCGGGAAGCCTTGGGAATGACAGCTTTACAACTTGCCAATCGGCTTGGCGTGACTCAGCCTCGAATTACGGTTATGGAAAAGAATGAGAAAAATTTAAAGATTTCTACAATGGAAAAAATTGCAAAAGCTATAGACTGTGATTTTGTTTATTATTTTAAGCCCAAAACCAGTTTTCAGAGTTTTGTTGAAGTTCAGGCCAGAAAGAAAGCAGAGAAAATAATAAAATCTGTAAATCTAAACATGGCATTGGAAAATCAAGATATTGCAACAAAAGAAGCCGTTGAAGACATGGTTGTGGATTTCATTAATAATAAAACTAAGCAAATATGGGACTAA
- a CDS encoding mobile mystery protein B yields MDVFGADDNSTSLTEDEKDGLKLKWITLRSELNEVEARNIAEAQVWLLSNKTKYIYSDVFLCNLHKKMFGKVWKWAGIYRTTERNIGVAPYQIPIKVMQLFDDVKFWIKNGTYVNHEIAVRFHHRLVQIHPFPNGNGRVSRLMADLILQKLDGKSLYWGNTDLVNVSYIRSRYIAALRKADSGDYSDLLEFTNGE; encoded by the coding sequence ATGGATGTTTTTGGCGCTGATGATAATTCAACATCTCTTACCGAAGATGAAAAAGACGGTTTGAAATTAAAGTGGATAACGCTCCGCTCGGAATTAAATGAGGTAGAAGCTCGAAATATTGCAGAGGCTCAGGTATGGCTCCTGTCAAACAAAACCAAATATATTTATTCAGACGTTTTTTTGTGTAATTTACATAAAAAGATGTTCGGTAAAGTTTGGAAATGGGCTGGAATATACAGAACGACGGAAAGAAATATCGGAGTTGCTCCATATCAAATCCCGATAAAAGTGATGCAGCTCTTTGATGATGTAAAGTTTTGGATTAAAAACGGAACTTATGTTAATCATGAAATCGCCGTGCGCTTTCATCACCGTCTTGTTCAAATTCATCCGTTTCCAAATGGAAATGGACGCGTTTCCAGATTGATGGCGGATTTAATACTTCAAAAACTGGACGGTAAATCATTGTATTGGGGAAATACGGATTTGGTAAATGTTTCTTATATCAGAAGCCGGTATATTGCAGCGCTGCGAAAAGCCGATTCCGGGGATTATTCCGATTTACTTGAGTTTACAAACGGGGAATAA